In Sphingomonas oryzagri, the genomic stretch ACCAGAATGTCCGCGCGCGCCGGTAGGCCGCCCAGCAAAGCCTCGGCCGAAGGCGCATCCGCGCGTCGCCCGATCGCCAGCAGCCCGCGATGCAGCGCGAACCCGGCAATCGCATCGACGACAGCTTGGGAAGCTGCGAAGACGGGGGTGTCCACGTCGAGCCTGCCGAGCACGTCCGCGAGGCTTTCGAGGCGATGGGCGGCGACCAGCACCGAATTCAGCCGGAAGTCCGCCGAGGACACCACCTTCTCGATGACGACACGGCCCTCCGCCACGAAGCATCCCTGACGGCCCACAAGATCCCGCTCGCGGATATCGCGATAAGCCTCGATGCGCGGATCGGCGACATCGTCGATGGTGATGATGACGGGCACGGCTCAGTCTTGCGTGAAGCGCTTGACCTTGTTCGGCAGATCCTTGCCCTTGGTCCGGCGCGACGGCGTCTGGACCGGGTTCTTCTTCTTCCACTCGGCCCAGCTCATCGGCCCCTCGGGCGTCTGTATGATCATGTCTTCGAGAGAATCCGCCATCGAGCCGTTCTACACGATGCGGCCGCGCGGTGCACCGTTCATCGTCAGCAAGATCGGGCGCGATCCTTTCGGTCCGGAAGGAGCAGCGCAGTCGCCCTCACCGCTCCCGGCGGTTCGCCCATAGAAGAAGGCGGCCCAGCGAACACGACATGGCCTCGCAATTGCCCGGCACAGGCTTTCGATCATGCAGAAGAGCACGCTTCAGGAAACTGACGATATTTCCCGTCCGATGCCCTGCGCGCCTGTGCGCCGCCGCGGCCCCCGGCAAAGCCCGAACCTTCATCGTCCCCAAGCCCCAGAAAATTCCGATACCTATGGGACGCCGACGGAGATCGCGACCCGCAGCCCGTTCGACCCAAATACTTCGCACCCCAGCAATTCGGGTTGCGCAGGTGGTGACGCCCCTGGTTATCAATGTTTTCAAGGCGGGCGAGATCGGAGCGCGGTTGCCGGCCGCGCTCCTCCAACCCGATCAGCCGAGCGTCGCGCGAACAGCCCTGGCGGCATCGACCATGTTGATCAGCGCTGGCCTCACATCCTCCCATCGACGGGTCTTGAGACCGCAATCGGGGTTCACCCACAATTGCGCCGGTGAAAGACGAGCGCTCGCCTTGATCAGCAGTGTTTCCATTTCCTGTGTCGAGGGGATGCGGGGCGAGTGGATGTCGTAGACGCCCGGCCCGATCTCGTTCGGATAGGCGTATCCCACGAACGCGTCGAGCAGTTCCATCTTCGAGCGTGACGTCTCGATCGAGATCACGTCCGCGTCCATCGCACCGATGGAATCGATGATCTCATTGAACTCCGAATAACACATGTGCGTGTGAATCTGCGTCGCGTCGGCGACGCCCGCAGCGGTGAGGCGGAAACATTCCACCGCCCAGTCGAGATAATGCTGCCAGTCGGCCCTGCGCAACGGCAGCCCCTCGCGCAGCGCCGCCTCGTCGATCTGGACGATCCGCGCCCCTGCCGCCTCCAGATCGAGTACCTCGTCGCGGATCGCGAGCGCGATCTGGCGGCAGGTCTCCTCACGGGGCTGGTCATCGCGGACGAAGGACCAGTTGAGGATCGTCACGGGGCCGGTGAGCATACCCTTCATCGGACGGGCTGTCAGACTTTGGGCGTAGCGCCACCATTCCACGGTCATCGCCGCGGGACGCGAGACATCGCCGTAGATGATCGGCGGACGGACGCAGCGGGAACCGTAGCTCTGCACCCATCCGGCGCGGCTGAACGCGAAGCCGGACAGTTTCTCGCCGAAATACTGCACCATGTCGTTGCGCTCGAACTCGCCATGCACCAGCACGTCGATGCCGATCTCTTCCTGCCAGCGCACCGTGCGAGCGGTTTCATCCCTGAGGAACGCCTCGTAACCGGCGTCGTCCAGATCGCCCCTATCGTGGGCGGAACGGGCTTTCCGCACCTCCGGCGTCTGCGGGAACGAGCCGATCGTGGTCGTCGGCAGCGGCGGCAAAGCGAGATGCGCCTGCTGCGCCTTGATGCGCTCGACGAAGGCCGATCGGCGTTTCGCCATGGTGGCGTCCACACCCGCGAGCCTGTCGCGCACCTCGGGGTTCCTGGTGAGCGGCGAGCCGGCACGGTCGGCAACCGCCGCGGCGTTCCGGTTTAGCGCGTCCCTCACGCTGTCGCGCCCCTCGTTCAGCGCCCTGGTGAGCGTCGCCAGTTCGTCCAGCTTCTGCGTGGCGAAGGCCAGCCAGCCTTTCATTCGAGGATCGAGCCTCGTTTCCAGATCGAGATCGACCGGCGCGTGAAGCAGCGAGCAGGACGGCGCGATCAACAGCTTGCGGCGAGCGCTCGCGATCGGCTCCAGCCGGTCGAGCAGGGCGTTGAGATCGGCCTTCCAGATGTTGCGGCCGTCGATCACGCCGAGCGAGAGGAGCAGGTTCGCGCGCGCCCCCGCCAGCACCGCGTCAATCTGCTCCGGCGCGCGCACGAGATCGACATGCAACCCCGCCACCGGCAAGGCGAGCGCGGTGGCGAGATTGTCGCCGAGCGAACCGAAGTAGGTGGCCAACATCAGCTTGAGGCCCGTCAGCCTGTCGGCGAAAACTCCGTAAGCGATGGCGAACGCGGCGCGCTGCGCGTCATCGAGATCGAGCACCAGCGCCGGCTCGTCGATCTGCACCCAGTCCGCGCCGGCATTCTGGAGCCGGGTCAGCAAGTCGACATAGACGGGCAGCAGGCCCGGCAGCAGCGAGAGCGGATCGAAGCCCTCGACCTTGGACTTGGCGAGCAGCAGATAGGTGACCGGGCCGAGGATCACCGGCCGTGTGTGGTGGCCCAGCGCCTTGGCCTCCACAAACTGATCGATCGCCTTGTGCGAACTGAGCTGGAATGATTGGTTCGGCGACACTTCCGGCACCATGTAATGATAGTTGGTGTCGAACCATTTGGTCATTTCCTGCGCCGGCACGTCGCCCTGCCGGCGGTGCCCGTGGCTGCAGCTTTCGTCGCCCGCATCGGTTCGGGTACCGCGCGCCATGGCGAAATAGACATCCAGCGAGTCCGCCGTGCCGAGCGGCCGATAGAGGCTGGGGATCGCGCCCACCATCACGCTGGTGTCGAGCACCTGATCGTAGAAGGAGAAATCGTTGCTCGGGATCACCTGGATACCGGCGGCCTTCTGCCGCTCCCAGGTCGCGGCGCGCAGACCTCTGGCGGTATCGAGCAGCGCGGCCTTGTCGATCCTGCCGGCCCAGTAGGCCTCTACGGCGATCTTGAGTTCGCGGCGCGGGCCGATGCGGGGAAAGCCGAGGTTCGCGGCGGTAACGGGCATGAATGATCTCCTTCGGCCGGGACGCGTGTCGCCGGCCGTCATGTCGAATTCGGAAAAAGGTGGAGGGTTAGGCGCGCCGCGTCAGCTCGACGGGCGCGGTCGCACGGGCGGGCCTATGGCCGGCGGCAACGGATTAATGGGCATCGGTCAATCGCCTGCATGATGGGCGGAAGACCTTGGAGGGCGCGCGAACGATCGAGGATGCCGGCACGCACGTCCGGCCGGATCTGCCCTTCGCGCGTCCACCGGAGGAACCCCCGTCCGAGGAACGTTATCGCGTCGGAGGCAGGTCTCCTGGCTCGCGGGTCAGCACGTCGGCTCCTGTCTTCCCAGTGCCCGCGCGGGGCACCAGTGACATCCATCGGAACCGCCGCTCACCGCTCACAGTTGCGGGGGCAGCGCCGGATTCCACCCGTTCGGGTGCCACCGGCTTCCCGTCTTAGCCCCGTCGCGCAGGCTCATTTCTAAGCCTGGAACGGGGAACCTCGACGGAAGGGTTAGACACCGGCGCCGAATCCCTGTCAAGAAAGATATAAAGACATCCTTATATTGTAAAATGAGGCATCGATCTGCCCGCTTGGCGAAGGTGCAACGGAATCCGGGTGTCGGTGCGTGCAAGGACAGGACAGCATCCTGTCCCACGGAGTTCCGGTCATGAAGATCCGCCGATCATCACTGATATTCGCGCCATCGGCCCTACTGGCCGCATCGATGGCCTGTTCGCAGCCGGCATCGCAGGCTACGATGCCCGGCATGACGCTGGATCAGTATCTGAACCGGCAGACCGCGCGGATCATGGCGGCCGATACCGACGGGGACGGCCGGATCAGCCGTGCCGAGATGAGCGCCCTGCCGGCGAAGGGTGGACGCGATCCGGCGCGCCTCTTCGACCGGATGGATGCCAATCATGACGGCTATCTCGACAAGACCGAGATTCAGGCGGCGCTCACCCGGCGTTTCCAGCGGATGGATCGCGACGGCAACGGCGTCGTCACCCCCGACGAGCGAATGGCCGGCAGGACGCAGCGCGGACAGAAGGGAGCGGCAGACGAAACCACCGCGCAGCAGCCCTGACAGGATGGAACCGCCGCATGTCCATTGGAGACGCCTTGCTTGAGCGCGGACGATCCCGATACCGGGCTGGTCGCGCGCGTGGGTCGCGGCGACGAGGCGGCCGTCCGCCTGCTGGTGAACGCCAAGCTGCCCCGGCTTCTCGCGCTCGCACGCCGGATGCTGGGCGATGGCGCCGAGGCGGAGGACGTCACGCAGGAGACGTTCGTGCGGGCGTGGCGTCAGGCTGCCCGCTGGCGCCCCGGTACCGCGCGCTTCGACACATGGCTGCACACCGTGACCCTGAACCTCTGCCGCGACCGCCTAAGACGGCGGCGGGAGCAAACCATGCCCGACCTGCCCGAGCAGGCGGACCCGACACCAGCCGCCGATATCGCGATGGACGACGCCGCGCAGGGTCGGGCCGTGCAATCGGCCATCGCCGCTTTGCCCGAACGTCAGCGCGAGGCCATATTGCTCGTCCACTACCAGGATCTTTCGAACATCGCGGCGGCGGCAGCGATGGAGCTCAGCGTCGAGGCGCTGGAAAGCCTGCTCGCACGCGGCCGCCGATCGCTCCGTGCCACCTTCGCTGCCCGAGGTTCTCGCGATGACTGAGCCCCTGACCGAAAGCCGCTTCGTCGAACTGGCCGATGCCTATGGCAGCGTGATCGCGCGTTGGCCCAAGGCCGTGCGGGCGCAGGCGATGGAGATGGCGAAGCACCCCAGGATGCAAGCGGTACTGGCGGATGCCGAACGGCTCGACGCGCAGCTCGATCTCTGGACGGTGCCTTCGCCGGACCCGGCATTTGCGGACCGGATCCTGGGCGCCCGCCCAACCCGATCCATTTCTCGGCGCGCGCGCTTGTGGTGGTCCGGCATCGGGATCGCGACGGCGCTGGCCGGCGCCGCTGCCGGCTCGGTGGCTGCGGCGGTGGTGCTGCCTGCCGGCCATGCCGCCTCCGACGACGCCACCGCCTTCGGCGATCTTGGGTAGGAGAACTGAATGTCGTCCCGCACGCTCAAGGTCATCTGCGCCGTTTCGATCCTGCTGAACATCTTCCTGATCGGCGCGGTGGCCGGTGGCGCCGCATGGTTGCGCACGCGACCTCCCCTGCTCGGCGTAGGGTCGATCCGCGTCGTCGGCTCCGAGCTTCCAGCCGACGAGCGCCGGGCGTTCCGCCGCGCCCTCCGCGAGGCGCGCCAGGAAATGCGGCCGACTGCAATGGCAGGCCGGCAGGCGCGCGACGATGCCGCCGCGTTGCTGCGCGCGCCGACGTTCGACCGGGCCGCGCTCAGCGATGCGCTCGGCCGCGTACGCGCCGCAGATATCGCGATCCGCGCGCATGTGGAGGAGCGGGCCATCGCCTTCGCCGCATCCCTCCCGCCGGACGAGCGGGCGAAACTGGCCGAAGGCATCGAGCGGCGTCGCGTGCGGGCCGCGGCACAGGCGACGGAAACGCCGCGCTGACCCGTTGAAGGGTGACCATCCTGTCGGAAGGGTAAGCGTTCCATGCCAGTCACCGGCCTGTCACCCGCCGCGATCGCGCTTAACCGTTTCGGCCTGGGTGCGAAGCCATCCGACGCCGCGCCCACCGATCCGAAGCGCTGGCTGACCGGTCAGTTCGATCGCTTCGACACCAGACCAGCGGACTTCGCAGCTCTGCCGGATGCAGGCGCGATGGTGAAAGCCTATCGGGAGCAGCAGCAGGCGATGCGCCAGGCCGCGCGTCTTGCCGCGCCGCAAGCACCCGACATGCCATCGGCGAAGCCGACGCGCAGTGCCGACCAGATCGCCGCCCGACAGGATTTCGCGCAGGATGTGCAGGCCTTGTACCGTCAGGCAATACAGGCCCGCACCCAGAGCGCGCTGCAAACCGCGGCGCCGTTCGTCGAGCGGATGGTGCATTTCTGGTCCAACCACTTCTGCATCTCCGCCGATAATCCGCAGACCAGCGCGTTTGCCGGCGCCTTCGAGCGTGACGCGATCCGTCCACATGTCCTGGGCCGGTTCGAGGACATGCTGCTGGCGGTCGAGCATCATCCGGCGATGCTGATCTACCTGAACCAGATCCAGTCGATCGGCCCGAACAGCCTCGCCGCCCAGCGCGCCGCGCGCCGTGATCCGGGGAAGGCACGCGGCCTGAACGAGAATCTCGGGCGCGAGATCATGGAATTGCACACCTTGGGCGTCCGATCCGGCTATACCCAGACCGACGTCACGGAGTTCGCCCGCGCACTCACCGGCTGGAGCGTCGGTGCGCAAGGCCCGCAGGACGACGGAAACGCCGGCGATTTCGCCTTCAGGCCCAATCTTCACGAACCGGGCCCGCGCACGATCCTTGGCAAGGTCTATACGCAGGCGGGCGAGGATCAGGCGAAAGCCGTGCTGGCCGACTTCGCACGCGCACCCGCAACGGCAACCCATATCGCGACCAAGCTCGCCCGGCATTTCGCCGGAGACAATCCGCCGCCGCCCCTCGTCCAGCGCCTCGCGGTCAGCTTTAGCCGGAACAAGGGCGATCTGCCTGCCCTCTATCGCACCTTGATCGACAGTCCCGAACCCTGGGCACCCGCCCCGCTCAAGTTCAAGACGCCGTGGGAGTGGACCATCTCCGTGCTGCGCGGTCTGGGCCGGACCGAGATCGGCCAGATCCAGATGGCTGGCGTTCAGAGCCAGCTCGGCCAGCCGGTATGGAAGCCCGGCTCGCCGGCCGGATGGGACGACGTTGCGGCAAGCTGGGCCGCACCGGATGCGCTCCTGCGCCGCGTGGAGTTCGCGCAGCGGCTGGTCGCGCCGCTCGGTGACACGCTCGACGCGCGGACGATCGGGCCGAGGCTCGTCCCGGCTTCGCTGAGCGCGGCGACCACCGAGCAGATCGGACGCGCCGAAAGCCCCGGCAGTGCGCTCGCCCTGCTGCTCGTTTCACCCGATTTCCTGCGGAGGTGACCAATATGATCGACCGCCGTTCCTTTCTCTCCGTCTCCGCGATGGGCGCGGGCGCGATGCTCGTCGCGCCGCGCATGGTCCTCGCCACCGTGCCGACCGAGCGCCGCTTCGTCTTCATCATCCAGCGCGGTGCCGCCGACGGGCTCAACATCGTCGTTCCCTACGCAGATCCCGCCTATGCGAGGCTGCGCGGGGCGCTGGCCATCGATCCGGCGGGCGCGACCAAGCTCGACGGAACCTTCGCGCTGCATCCCTCGCTCGCCGAGACCGCCAGGATGTATAGCGAGCGTCAGGCGTTGTTCGTCCACGCCGTCGCTTCGCCCTATCGCGACCGCTCGCACTTCGACGGCCAGAACGTCCTCGAAACGGGTGGACGTCAGCCTTATCAGCTCAAGGACGGCTGGCTCAACCGGCTGGTCGGCATGATGCCGAAGGCGAAGGACGAGGCTATCGCCCTCGCCGCGACCGTCCCCATGGCTCTGCGCGGGGCGGCACAAGTGACCTCCTACGCGCCATCCTCCCTGCCCACCCCGTCGGACGACCTGCTACTGCGTGTCGGCCAACTCTATGCCGCCGATCCGCAGCTTCATCCGCTCTGGTCGGCGGCACTGGAGGCGAAGGGCCTCGCCGAAGGAGCCGCTGCGAAGCAGGATCCGGCGAGCCTCGGCAAGCTCACCGCCAGCTTTCTCGTCAAGCCTAACGGCCCGCGGATCGCGATGATCGAGACGGGCGGCTGGGATACGCACAGCGGGCAGCAGGGACGCCTGGCGGCCCAGCTCAAGGCGCTCGACACGCTGTTGGGTTCGTTGCGCGACAATCTCGGGCCGGCCTGGTCGCAAACCGCCGTGCTGATCGCCACGGAGTTCGGCCGTACGGCCGCCGCGAACGGGACTGGCGGCACCGACCATGGTACCGGATCGGTCGCGATGCTGGTCGGCGGAGCGATCAGGGGCGGCCGGATCATGGCCGATTGGCCGGGTCTCGGCGCGTCCGCCCTCTATGAAGGACGGGATCTCAAGCCGACGGCCTCGATGGACAGCCTGATCGCAGGCCTTGCGGGCGAGACGTTCGGGATCGATCCCGCGCACGTATCGCACACGCTGTTCGGCGTCACCGACGCGATGCCGGGTCTCGCCATGACCTGACGGATCACGCCTGTCGGTGGGGTAACAGCCGGCCGCTGTCCAATAGCTCTATCCGTGGGCAGCCGAGCTGCGCCATGGCGAGTTCCAGCTCCGTGCGCAGGATGTGGAGCATATGGGCGACACCCGACAGGCCCGCCACCGCCAGCGCGTGGAATACCGGGCGACCGATCAGCACCACCTTAGCCCCCAGCGCGAGGGCGGTCGCGATGTCGGAACCCGATCGAAAGCCGCCGTCGACGAGGATCGGCAGACGGTGCCCGGCCCGCGCGACGACATGCGCCAGAACGTCGAGCGCGGCGGGGAAACCATCGAAAACCCGGCCGCCATGATTGGACAGGACGATCGCCTCGACGCCACTGGCCACGGCGCGATCGACGGCTTCTCCAGTGACCAGTCCCTTCAGCAGGATCGGAAGATCCGTCACGGATCTGAGCCACTCTACGTCGGCCCATGTCGGTGCGGCATCGGCCAGCGGTGTGCCGAAGAGGATGTGTCCACCCGCAACGCTATGCTGGCGAGGTTTTGCCATGCCTTGCAGATTGGCCGCCTCGATCCCGGCTGGAAGCGTGAATTCGGATCGCTTGATCGCCGCGTCGATGGTCAGGACGATCGCCTCATAGCCGGCCGCCTCCGCCCGCCTGACAAGAGTTAGACTGTCCGCGCGATCCGGCTGCAGATAGAGCTGGAACCAGAGCGGAGCCACTGGTTTCGTCAGCTCCCGCGCGGCCGATCGGCTCGCCTGCGCGACATGTTCCAGAGAGACGCTGGACAACGTGCTGAGAATGAAACCGGTCTCCAGCGCCGCCGCCGCTCTCGCCGCCGCCATTTCACCGTCGGGGTGGGCGAGGCACTGGTAGGCCAAGGGCGCCACCATGATCGGCGCGACATGGGCGCGGCCGAACAATTCGGTTTCGGTGCTGGCGCCGCGTAGATCCGTCAGCACGTTCGGCAGCAGGCGCCATCGATCGAAGGCGGCCCGATTGTCGCGGAGCGCGCTGTCGCTCCCGCTTCCCGACTGGATATGATCCCAGCTGGCGGCCGGCAAACACGCCTCTGCGTGCTTCTCATAGTCCGCGAGTGTGCGAATTTCGGGTGGGATCGCGCTCAGGTCGTCGACCATTGACGCAACAGATTGTGATAGACGTTGGTCAGCGTGTCGATGCCGCCGTGATCGGGATGATCCGCCGTCAGATCCTGGATCGCGCTATCGAGATCGAAGAGCAGGCGGCGCTGCTGATCCTGTGCCACGAAGCTCTGGATCCATGTGAAGGCTGCGAAGCGGGTGCCACGCGTCACCGGCGTGACGCGGTGCAGGCTGCTGCCGGGATAAAGGATCATGTGCCCCGCCGGCAGCTTCACCCGATGCCCGCCGAACAGATCGTCGATGACGAGTTCTCCGCCGTCATATTCGTCCGGATCGCTCAGGAATATGGTGGCCGAAAGATCGGTGCGGACGTGGCTCTGCGCGCCGGGCACGGCGAAGATCGCGTTGTCGACATGGTTGCCGTAGGCGCCTTTATCCTCATAGCGATTGAAGCGCGGCGGCATGATCTTCGCCGGCAGCGCGGACGCGATGAACAGCGGGGTCTGGCCAAGCCGCTGGACCAGCCGCGCTCCCAATTCCTGCGCGAGTGGATCGTCCAGGCGAAGCTGGAGGTTGGTCTTGACCGAGATGGCGCGATGGCCCGCCGTTCCCCGGCCATCATGCCAGTCTGCTGCTTCCAGTTGCGCACGGATCGCCTGCACCTCGGCCTTGCCGAGCAGTTCCGGAATCTCGATGACCATGAGGCTTCCTCGCCTAACGGCTGGATCAAAGCAACAGGACGGGGCGACATCCGCCGCCCCGTCCGATCCGATTACAGCTTCACGTTGAGCGTCAATACCGCCGAGCGGGCATCGCCCGGCGTCGCCCAGCCGTTGTTGCGGATGCGCGTGTAATAATGCGCGTTGGTGAAGTTCTTCACGTTGATCTGCGCCGAGATGTTCCGCGTGAAGTCGTAGGCGAAGTAGGCCTGATGGACCCAGTAGGACTTCGCCCGCAGAACGGTCGGTGCGGCGAGAGTCGGCGTGTTGAACGCGAAGCTGCCCTGATAGGTGGCGCCATAGCCGACCGAAAGGCCGAAAGGCAGCTTGTAGGTGGTGAAGATACTGCCTGAATTCTTCGGCGTCTGGGTCAGCAGCGAGCCGGCGCCGGGATCCGGATTGTCAACGCTGTTGGCACAGCCGGTCGAGCCAGGATTCTCCAGGCAGAAGCGCGACACGGAACGGATGAGCTTGCTCTTCAGATAGGTATAGTTCGCGGTGATCGTCCACGCCTTCGTGACGCGACCGCTGGCGCCAACCGCGATGCCGTCCACACGCGATTTGCCGTCGAGCTGTTGGTCGGGCACCGCCGGATCGTTCGAGGCGACGAGATATTTGTCGCGCTCGTTCCGGAAAGCCGCGACGGTCAGCAGCAGGCCGTCGAGCACCTGCGCCTTCGCGCCGATCTCGTAATTCTTGGCCGACGCCGGATCGACGCTGCAGGTCGCGGCGGTGCACGATCCGTTGACCGCATTCTTGGACGGCGTCTGCGAGTTGCCATAGGCGACGTAGAGGCTCACCGCCTCGATCGGCTTGTACGTCAGGCCGAGGCGATAGGAGAGCAGCGTGTCGTCGTTGGTGAACGTGGTGCCCCTCGTCACCTGCCCGAGCGTCGCCGCGTCGGTGGAAACCGTATCCGCCCGATACGAACCTTCATTGCGCTCGACGCGGACGCCACCGCTGAACTCGACCTTGCCCAGCTTCATCGTATCGAACAGATACGCCGCATAGTTGGTGAGTTCGCCGGCCTGACGCGCACTCTCGATGAAGTTGACCGGCCCGGTCCAGACATTGCTGCCATAAGCGAAGCCGGCCGGCCCGGTCGCGAGCTGGTTGGGATCGGTGAAATCCATCAGCGGAAGCGCCGGTATGGTACCGTCGGCATTGCGCAGAACGTTCCCGGTCGAAAGATTGAACTTCTCCCAGGTGACCGCACCGCCGACGTCGATCGTGTGCTCGATCGGACCGGTGTTGAACACGCTCTTGACGTCGATCTGGTCGAACATCAGCTGGTTGTCGGTGACGCGCTCGTTACCGCGCGGGCCGGACGGCTGATAATAGCCCGGATACGCGCAGGCCGCGCCCGCCGAGGAGACACCGTTCGCGAGACAGTAGGTGCCCTGCGGCGGATCGACGATCGTGCGCTGGCGCACATCCTGCCAGCGCGCGAGGTTGCGGATCGAGGTCGTGTCGCTGAATTCGTGATCGAACGTCATCGTGAAGCGATCGACGTTGATCCGCTGGGTATCGAGGTTGCGGTAGCCGAAATAATCGCTGCGATCGACGCCCGGCACCGGCCCGTTGAAATAGGGCACGCCATATTGCGGGATGTTGTGATCTTCCTGGTGCAGATAGGCGAGCGTCAGGCGGGTCGGGCTATCGATGCCGATGGTGACGGACGGCGCGATGCCCCAGCGCCTGGCATTCTCGACATCGCGACCGGGCACGTCGTTGCGATGATACATGGCGTTGAGGCGCACCGCGATCAGGTCGTTGACCCGCTTGTTGGTATCCACCGTGCCACGATAGTAATTCGCCGTACCGACGCCCCCGCTCAGGATCGTCTGATCCCTGGCGAGCGGATTCTTGGACACGATGTTGATCGAACCGCCCACCGAGCCGACGCCGGAGATCACGGAATTGGCGCCGTTGGTAACCTCGATCTGATCGGTGTCGAACGAGTCGCTGCGGTTATATTGTGCGGAATCGCGCACGCCATCGACCGTGATATCGGTGTTGGCGCTGTAGCCGCGGAAGTTGATGCTGTCGCCATAACCGCTGCCGCCCTCGCCGGCGCCGAAGGTGATGCCCGGCACGGTCGAAAGCGCATCCTTCAGGCTCAGCAGGTTCTGCTGTTCGAGAACCTCGCCGGTCAGCACCGTGATCGTCTGCGGCGTGTCGCGAACGCTACGGGTCCGCTTGGGCGATTCCAGCTGGTTGCCGGGCGCGTCGTCGATCGCCGTATCGGTGACGGTGACACCGCCCAGCGCCTTTTCCTGGGGGGCTGGCGACGAAACGTCAGCCGATTGAGCGATCGCGCCGGCGGGAACGAGGGCCGCACCAATGCAGGAAGCTGCCAGGAAAGTCCGAGTTCTGCCGTTCGTCAGCGAGCCGCGACGCATATTTTACCCCTTTGTTGCGATTGAGTATCGATCGCATATTGCGATTCATTCTTACCTGCAACAGCTAATGACTCGCTGTCGCAATTGAGAGCGATGGATGTGCCGTTCGGTCGATTGATGGGTCGGGCTGCCGCTATCTCTTGCCCGACCGCTGATTATTCGCGACTTTCGGATCAGGCTTTCAGGACGAACGGGATCGTCACATAGCCCTGCACCATCACCGGCGTGCCATTTTCCACGCTCGGCGCCCAGCGCCAGCGCCGGACGGCGCCGAGCGCAGCCCGATCGAGCCGATAGGAGCCGCTCGTCGAAGCGATCTCCACGTTGGCCACGCGGCCATCGGTGTTGAGTGTCACCATGAGCTTCACAATACCCTGCTCGTGGAGCCGGCGGGACTCCACCGGATAGGTCGGAGGTACAGCGTCGATCATCTTGCTCGACAGATCGCCCTTGTTGACCGGACCGGTCGCGACGACCGGCTGCGGCGCAGCGACTGGCGCGGGTGGTGCGACGGTGACTGTCGGCACCGGCGGCGTTGGTGCCTTGATGTCGGAAGTGACGATGGCGGGAATGGTGACCGGCGGAGTGACGATCGGCGGCGGCGCGAAGACGGGCGGAGGTGTCACCTTCGCCTGCTGGGGCTGTGGCTTCGGTCGCGCCGCCGGCGGCGGCTGCAACGAACGGAGCGAAACGACGACCAGCCGCTTCGGATGAACGGCGTCGTGATGCACGTGGATGGCGGCAAAGGCCGCCAGCAGGGCGGCGACGACCGCGATCGAAAACAGCGCCGCAACCGGGCGCGCACCGCCGGATGGCTGGTAGGCCGAACGCGTCCATGGCTCATGCACGGGCGCGGTTTCGATCAGGGACCATTGGCGCGTTGCGGGCGCCTCTCGTGACAAAGCCAGAACCGTA encodes the following:
- the metE gene encoding 5-methyltetrahydropteroyltriglutamate--homocysteine S-methyltransferase; translation: MPVTAANLGFPRIGPRRELKIAVEAYWAGRIDKAALLDTARGLRAATWERQKAAGIQVIPSNDFSFYDQVLDTSVMVGAIPSLYRPLGTADSLDVYFAMARGTRTDAGDESCSHGHRRQGDVPAQEMTKWFDTNYHYMVPEVSPNQSFQLSSHKAIDQFVEAKALGHHTRPVILGPVTYLLLAKSKVEGFDPLSLLPGLLPVYVDLLTRLQNAGADWVQIDEPALVLDLDDAQRAAFAIAYGVFADRLTGLKLMLATYFGSLGDNLATALALPVAGLHVDLVRAPEQIDAVLAGARANLLLSLGVIDGRNIWKADLNALLDRLEPIASARRKLLIAPSCSLLHAPVDLDLETRLDPRMKGWLAFATQKLDELATLTRALNEGRDSVRDALNRNAAAVADRAGSPLTRNPEVRDRLAGVDATMAKRRSAFVERIKAQQAHLALPPLPTTTIGSFPQTPEVRKARSAHDRGDLDDAGYEAFLRDETARTVRWQEEIGIDVLVHGEFERNDMVQYFGEKLSGFAFSRAGWVQSYGSRCVRPPIIYGDVSRPAAMTVEWWRYAQSLTARPMKGMLTGPVTILNWSFVRDDQPREETCRQIALAIRDEVLDLEAAGARIVQIDEAALREGLPLRRADWQHYLDWAVECFRLTAAGVADATQIHTHMCYSEFNEIIDSIGAMDADVISIETSRSKMELLDAFVGYAYPNEIGPGVYDIHSPRIPSTQEMETLLIKASARLSPAQLWVNPDCGLKTRRWEDVRPALINMVDAARAVRATLG
- a CDS encoding EF-hand domain-containing protein; this encodes MPGMTLDQYLNRQTARIMAADTDGDGRISRAEMSALPAKGGRDPARLFDRMDANHDGYLDKTEIQAALTRRFQRMDRDGNGVVTPDERMAGRTQRGQKGAADETTAQQP
- a CDS encoding RNA polymerase sigma factor, translated to MSADDPDTGLVARVGRGDEAAVRLLVNAKLPRLLALARRMLGDGAEAEDVTQETFVRAWRQAARWRPGTARFDTWLHTVTLNLCRDRLRRRREQTMPDLPEQADPTPAADIAMDDAAQGRAVQSAIAALPERQREAILLVHYQDLSNIAAAAAMELSVEALESLLARGRRSLRATFAARGSRDD
- a CDS encoding periplasmic heavy metal sensor, whose protein sequence is MSSRTLKVICAVSILLNIFLIGAVAGGAAWLRTRPPLLGVGSIRVVGSELPADERRAFRRALREARQEMRPTAMAGRQARDDAAALLRAPTFDRAALSDALGRVRAADIAIRAHVEERAIAFAASLPPDERAKLAEGIERRRVRAAAQATETPR
- a CDS encoding DUF1800 domain-containing protein, with protein sequence MPVTGLSPAAIALNRFGLGAKPSDAAPTDPKRWLTGQFDRFDTRPADFAALPDAGAMVKAYREQQQAMRQAARLAAPQAPDMPSAKPTRSADQIAARQDFAQDVQALYRQAIQARTQSALQTAAPFVERMVHFWSNHFCISADNPQTSAFAGAFERDAIRPHVLGRFEDMLLAVEHHPAMLIYLNQIQSIGPNSLAAQRAARRDPGKARGLNENLGREIMELHTLGVRSGYTQTDVTEFARALTGWSVGAQGPQDDGNAGDFAFRPNLHEPGPRTILGKVYTQAGEDQAKAVLADFARAPATATHIATKLARHFAGDNPPPPLVQRLAVSFSRNKGDLPALYRTLIDSPEPWAPAPLKFKTPWEWTISVLRGLGRTEIGQIQMAGVQSQLGQPVWKPGSPAGWDDVAASWAAPDALLRRVEFAQRLVAPLGDTLDARTIGPRLVPASLSAATTEQIGRAESPGSALALLLVSPDFLRR
- a CDS encoding DUF1501 domain-containing protein, giving the protein MIDRRSFLSVSAMGAGAMLVAPRMVLATVPTERRFVFIIQRGAADGLNIVVPYADPAYARLRGALAIDPAGATKLDGTFALHPSLAETARMYSERQALFVHAVASPYRDRSHFDGQNVLETGGRQPYQLKDGWLNRLVGMMPKAKDEAIALAATVPMALRGAAQVTSYAPSSLPTPSDDLLLRVGQLYAADPQLHPLWSAALEAKGLAEGAAAKQDPASLGKLTASFLVKPNGPRIAMIETGGWDTHSGQQGRLAAQLKALDTLLGSLRDNLGPAWSQTAVLIATEFGRTAAANGTGGTDHGTGSVAMLVGGAIRGGRIMADWPGLGASALYEGRDLKPTASMDSLIAGLAGETFGIDPAHVSHTLFGVTDAMPGLAMT